DNA from Rhinoderma darwinii isolate aRhiDar2 chromosome 6, aRhiDar2.hap1, whole genome shotgun sequence:
CCCGGATCTACTGATAACTGCCCGCAATACAATAATAAAGCTCAATGTATCATGTGTTATTACTATACGGTTAATACGTTCGGGTTTATAAATGGACTCGCCCACATATATAATGTCCTTGTACATTTGTTACAATTCTTATTATGCTCTATAGTTGACAGAGGCATTTTGGGTAAATAACACTTCTGTGTCAGAATGAATGACATGTACAAGTCCAGGCAGCTCCCAGTGTGTGCAGTTCCTGCTTTTCTCCACTAGATGGAGTGTCTGCACTGTTCTGCTGATTTCCACTAGAAGGGGTGTCCATGCAGCTCCTGCTTCTGTCCACTAGATGGAGCCGACATTTCTATACATTTCTTAGTTGTCTttacctgggaaagctgggtggtagCTAACACGACCGACATTACCGCTGCCATAGGGTTTGTCACCTAACTATTCCAAAGCAGTAAATGAACCTAGTCATGCAGTAACGCCCTCTGCTCTCGTCACTGAATGGCGTTGTTCACAAATAATTTGTACttgttccatagttttttatgtgGAAATCAACGGAATCCACGTTGCCAATTGTTTCCAATCTGCTTTCGGCATCAATTATAAAAATTAACAagtattaaggcctcatgcacacgaccgtagcccgaccgtagccgtgtgcacgcccgtgattttcgtgtcggccggctgcggactgtcagcggactgtcagccgcaagccgcccgcacatgcacatggccgggccattgttttcaatgagcccggaccgcaactccggaccataataggacatgtccgtactttctgcggtccgggttcccgggccgtgcacggaccgcaaaaactacggtcgtgtgcacggccccatagaaaagaatgggtccgcaattctcccgtggatttgcgggggaattgcggacgcaaaaacacggtcgtgtgcatgaggcctaacagatcCTTACTAGGTGACTTTACCACTCAAGACTATAGAAAGCTGGATGATGACCCTAGTGGCAGCAGCCTTATGTATTACTGGATggatattcatttgaatggacgcTATGTAATACTACGTTTCCGCTGCTGATCACTGTGATGGCTCCTTTAAGAGCTTTCGGTCAGATCAGAGTATATAATGATCCAGGCTCGGAATTACGTACATTGATATAATGATATTGTTGTAACGTGTCCTCTTGTTGTCTCTGCAGACCGCCATCGTGCTGTGTATGGACGTGGGACTGGCCATGAGTCACTCCAATCAGGGGGAGGAGACGCCATTCGAACAGGCCAAGAAAGTCATGACGTTGTTTGTGCAGCGACAGGTCTTGTAGTTTGTCTAATGTCTCACGCTCTATAGACAGAGACTCGATCACACGTCACTGCTTAGTGAGAGGAAGGGGAGCCGTCCCTGACTGCCAGGCAGAGCTAAGAGAGAGCAGCCATTGGTTGACTGGGTGACAGTGAAGGtagctaatatggctgacaggaagtctataaaagaaaaatacagctacttcctgtcctaGAAACTGAGGCTAGGAGATCCGGAGCACAAGAAGGAGAAGAagtagtgactgcacaggagtctTTAGTTTGTTCTAATAaaatgttctgcaactttctaatattatTTCTCTGTTCTtcgcaatttttaataaaaacatccAGAGGCAGAAGACTGATACaggcctaatacttctcacagctgagagtttgttacaattgtatccagtcttgtctagactggatacagttgtaacaaaccctcagctgtgagaagtattaggcctGTATCAGTCTTCTGCCTTTTGATATTTTCATTAGGATTTGCGacaggtcagcaaccttcggcactccagctgatctaaaactacaacacccagcatgccctgacagcctttttgctgcaaaaataaAGActttgcatgctgggagttgtagttttacagcagctggagtgccgaaggttgctgacccctgctgtGATATAAAtttacattgtaacaaacgatcaggacaggagagagctgTTGATGtgtttacctcacagaggattgtctagactagatgtattgtaacaaaccctcagctgagaAAAGTATTAGGTCTTTTCAGGTATTCAGCCTCCGGATGTAAATAATAATGTTTCCATTCCcttacagcaagcagaaatctcgAAAATGGTGGGAAAGCGAGACAAAACATATACATTAGGAAGTTTTAGAACTTGACCTTATTCGATGATGACGGATTCTTTCTATGCAGCTGTGAGGTGGCGGAGGGTCTGTGTGAATCTGTAACACGACGTTCTGATGTTTCAGGTGTTTGCAGAAACCAAGGATGAGATTGCGGTGGTTCTGTTTGGCACTGATGGCACAGACAACGCCCTGGCTGCCCGGGACCAGTACCAGAACATCACCGTGCAGCGGCATCTCATGCTCCCGGACTTCCAGCTGCTGGAGGAGATTCAGGACGTTATCCAGCCCGGTGCCGAGCAGGCCGACTGTATCCTTCCCACTGCCCGGGGGGGGTAAACAAGCCATGGACGCCCCCTCACTG
Protein-coding regions in this window:
- the LOC142656133 gene encoding X-ray repair cross-complementing protein 5-like, which gives rise to MARAAKTAIVLCMDVGLAMSHSNQGEETPFEQAKKVMTLFVQRQVFAETKDEIAVVLFGTDGTDNALAARDQYQNITVQRHLMLPDFQLLEEIQDVIQPGAEQADFLDALIVCMDVLQKETLGKKYEKLHIAVLSDLSSSFTEDQLEIIVANLRKAGITLQFLYVTQRAGEPAIRWGNYNSQQGIPHISG